CATGCCGGGGAAGAAGTCGCCGTACGCGTCCAACGCCTCGGTGACCACGGTCGGGCTCACGGCGTTGATCCGCCGGGGCGCGATCTCGATCGCCGCCGCCTTCACGAACGACTCCACCGCGCCGTTCGCCAGCGACGCCACCGACCCGGCCACGATCGGTTCCCGCGCCAGCACGCCGGTGATCAGGGTGAACGAGCCGCTCACGTGCGGCAGGCCCTGGCGGACCAGCTCCACCTGGCTGAGCACCTTGCCCGCGAAGCCGGCGCGGAAGTCGTCGGCGGTCAGGTCGGCCAGGGGCTTGAAGGGCACGTCGCCGGCCGCGCTCGCCACCGCGTCCACGGGGCTCGCCGCCGCGTACAGGGCACCGACCTGCTCCGGGTCGGTCAGGTCGAAGCGCAGGTCGCCGGACGTGCGGCCCACGGTCAGCACGTCGTGGCCGCGGTCGAGGAAGGTCTTGTGGACGGCGGTGCCGATGAGGCCCGACGCGCCGATGAGGAGGATCTTCACACCGGGAACCGTAGATCGCGCGAGGCGGCCCGTGAAATGCTTCCCGCACGGCATTTATGCTCCGCAGTTATGAATGTCGAGCTTCGGCACCTGCGGGCGCTGGCGGCGATCGGGGACGAGGGCACGATCACCGACGCCGCCGCGGTGCTGCACGTCAGCCAGCCCGCGCTGTCCCGCACGCTCGACCAGCTCGAACAACGCCTGGGCACGCGCCTGGTCGAACGCACCACCCGCAGCCTCGCCCTCACCGACGCCGGTCGTCGCCTGTGGGAGCACGCCCACCGCATCCTGGCCCAGTTCGACGACGCCCTCGCCGAGGCCGCCACCGGACCGCGCCCGCTGCGCGTCGGGTTCGGGTGGGCGGGACTGGGCCGGCACACCGTGCCGCTGCTGCGCGGCTGGCGGGAGGCACGGCCCGACACGCCGGTCCAGGTGCGGCGGTGCGACGACCCGGAAGCGGCGTTGCGCAAGGGCGAGGTGGACATCGCGTTCATGCGCACCACACCGTCGGACCCCTCGCTGGTGTCGCGGGTGCTGTACCCGGAGCACCGGATCGCCGCCGTGTCGGAGGGCAACCCGTTGGCGGACAAGGACGTCGTGCACCTGGCCGACCTCGCCGACGAGCCGGTGGCGCTGTGCTCGACCGCCGCGACCACGAGCGCCGACCTGTGGCCGGAGGGGCTGCGGCCGGACACGTTCGAGGTGCCCGGCGTGGACGAGTGGCTGACCACCATCGCGCTGGGCGAGGCCGTGGGCGTGACCACGGAGGCGACGCTGCACAGCCACCCGCACCCGGACATCCGCTACCTGCCGCTGGTCGACGCGGCCACCGTGCCCGTGCGCCTGGTGTGGCCGCGCCGGTCCACCCACGCCGCGACGGCGGCGTTCCGGGAGCACGCCGTTACCGCGTTGAGGTGACGGTCGTTGCGCGGTCGGCGAGGTTGCCGGTACTGCTCAGGCGTTGCCGCCCGCCGAAGGAGCCGCCGCGTGAACCCCGACCTGCTGCGCCACCACCTCGCCCGCCGGGACCTGTTGAAGCTGGCCGGTGCCGCCGGCCTGGCCACCGCCTTACCGGCCGCGGTCGCCGCTCCGGCCCACGCCTCCCCGGACGCCGCGCGGTTCGACGACACGCCGTTCGACTACGCCGATCCGGCGAACCTGTCGGACTGGGCACCCAGCCGGTACGGCCCGGACGACCAGCGCGGCGCGCTCAACGAGGTCACCCCGGCCAAGACCGCCGCCGCCCTGGCCGTGCTCAAGCCGCACCGCCCGGTCAAGACCTACAACCTCGGCGAGCTGATGTGGAACGGCTTCCCGGCCTTCCGCACCGACCCCCGCCGCACCTACGAGCAGCGGCTGTCGATCTGGGGCTATCCGCCGCCGCCCGGGTTCCTGGAGCAGGGCGGCATCCTGGTCGCGCTGGAACCGTTGGGCGCCAACCGGATCAGCGTCCACGAGGAGCGGTTCGAGGCGGAGTTCTCGGCCAAGCACCTCAAGCCGCTGGCGACGACCTTCCAGATCGGCACCCAGACCGACAACCTCAACCACGTCGGCGCGGCGGAGTTCTTCTACAACGGCCGGCGCGGCCCCGACATCGCCCGCGCCCACGGCACCACCGCACTCGGTGCCGAGAACATGGGCCCGGTCGTGACGCGCGGCGTGCTGCTGGACGTGCTCGGCGTGAAGCTCGCCCGCGGCCGCGTGGAGGACCTGGCCGAGCCCGCGAGCAACGGGAAGCCGTTGTTGCGCGAGAACTACCGCATCACCGTGGAGGACATCAAGGACGCCATGGAGTTCGGCGGCATCGACCGCATCGAACCCGGCGACGCCGTCCTGTTCCACACCGGCTGGCACCAACTGCTGGCGCGGCGCGCCCCGGCCGACATCGCGCGCTGGGAGGGGAACGCCGGGATGCCCGGCATCTACCTGCGCGAGGCCCGGTGGCTGGCCCGGTTCCGGCCGGCGATCGTGGGTGGGGACACGTGGGGGCTGGAGGTGCTCGGGGCTGAGGTGAACGGCGACGGCACGGCCTTCCCGGTGCACCAGGAACTGCTCATGCGGCACGGCATCCGCATCGGCGAGTCGTACGTGGTGGACGAGCTGGCGGCGGACGGGGTGCACGAGTTCGTGTTCATCGTGACACCGCAGTACTCGGAGGGCGCCACCGCCGGCAACACCCCACCCGCCGCACTAGGCCAACCCCGCCGCCACTGACACCCGCGCCCGCCACGCCGGCACTCACTGACCGGCGTGGCCTCCGGCCCCCGTCTCCATCGTCCCACCGGGGTACGACAATCCAGGCGGGGTCGGCGGTCAGCGCTTTCGGGCCACCCCGGCGAAGGTCGACGTCCAACTCGCGTCCCCGACCTCGTCCCCGTCCTCGGGGTGCCACTCCGGCAGGTACACCACGCCCGGCTCGACCAGCTCCAGATCACCGAACAGCGCGGTGACCTCGCGGCGGGTGCGCATGGTGAAGTCGGTGACGCGGCGCCGGAACTGCTGGGTCGCCTCCTCCGCCTGGTCGGCGTCGCCCTCGAAGCTGGCGTGCGACAGGGCCAGGTAGCTGCCCGGCACGGCCGGTTCCAGGTAGCGGCGGATCAGGCCGGCCGGGTCGTCGGAGCCGGGCAGGAAGTGCAGCACCGCGAACATCAGCACCGCCACCGGCCGGGAGAAGTCCAGCAGGGCCTCGGCCGCCGTCAACACGTCCGAGGGGTTGCGCAGGTCGGCGAGCACGGCGTCCGCGTTCGGCTCGTCGTGCAGGATCGCCCGGCTGTGCGCGACCGCCACCCCGTCGCAGTCGACGTAGACGATCCGCGCGGACGGGTCGTGCCGCCACGCCACCTCGTGCACGTTGCCGGCAGTCGGGATGCCCGACCCCAGGTCGAGGAACTGCGTGATGCCCTGCTCCGCCAGGTAAGTCACCGCGCGACGCAGGTAGTGGCGGTTCGCGCGCAGGATCGCCGGTAAGCCGGGCATCACCTTCGTGATCGCCGCAGCGGCGTCCCGGTCGACCTGGAAGTTGTGCGAGCCGCCCAGGTGCACGTCGTAGACCCGAGCCGCGCTCGGCTTCTGCAAGTCGATCTCGGGACCCACCCACGCCGGTCGCTGCATCCCCAGTTCCTTCCTCGCCAAAGGGAACGTCACGCTATCGCGGCACGGTCTCCGCCGGCACCGGGTCTTCCGACCCCCGCAACACCCACGTTGCCTCCCCGCGCACAGCACATGCTCTTCGGCGAAGCCGACAAGCGGCAGTCCACCGGAGGGGACACAACTCAACTTGGGCTTCTTGCTTTTGTCATCTCCGTATGGCCTGCCCGAAGGGCTACCACAGATTTCCCCGGGTGCAGCCGAAAGTTTTTGCGAGGAACGAGCAAAAAGTTTTAGCGGCACCCGGGGAAATCTGTGGTAGGCTCCGCCAGGCCATACGGAGATGACAAAAGCAAGAAGCCCCCGCCGTGGCAGTTGAGTCATCTTTGGTGGCCTGCCCGCCGGCGAGGCTCTTTTCATCTTTGAACCGGAACGCTTCGCTCTCAAGCCGAACGCGCTTCGCGCTCTCAAGATCAAA
This DNA window, taken from Saccharothrix variisporea, encodes the following:
- a CDS encoding short chain dehydrogenase — protein: MKILLIGASGLIGTAVHKTFLDRGHDVLTVGRTSGDLRFDLTDPEQVGALYAAASPVDAVASAAGDVPFKPLADLTADDFRAGFAGKVLSQVELVRQGLPHVSGSFTLITGVLAREPIVAGSVASLANGAVESFVKAAAIEIAPRRINAVSPTVVTEALDAYGDFFPGMPPVDLADVTQAYVRSVEGPLTGQVFIP
- a CDS encoding LysR family transcriptional regulator: MNVELRHLRALAAIGDEGTITDAAAVLHVSQPALSRTLDQLEQRLGTRLVERTTRSLALTDAGRRLWEHAHRILAQFDDALAEAATGPRPLRVGFGWAGLGRHTVPLLRGWREARPDTPVQVRRCDDPEAALRKGEVDIAFMRTTPSDPSLVSRVLYPEHRIAAVSEGNPLADKDVVHLADLADEPVALCSTAATTSADLWPEGLRPDTFEVPGVDEWLTTIALGEAVGVTTEATLHSHPHPDIRYLPLVDAATVPVRLVWPRRSTHAATAAFREHAVTALR
- a CDS encoding cyclase family protein, with the translated sequence MNPDLLRHHLARRDLLKLAGAAGLATALPAAVAAPAHASPDAARFDDTPFDYADPANLSDWAPSRYGPDDQRGALNEVTPAKTAAALAVLKPHRPVKTYNLGELMWNGFPAFRTDPRRTYEQRLSIWGYPPPPGFLEQGGILVALEPLGANRISVHEERFEAEFSAKHLKPLATTFQIGTQTDNLNHVGAAEFFYNGRRGPDIARAHGTTALGAENMGPVVTRGVLLDVLGVKLARGRVEDLAEPASNGKPLLRENYRITVEDIKDAMEFGGIDRIEPGDAVLFHTGWHQLLARRAPADIARWEGNAGMPGIYLREARWLARFRPAIVGGDTWGLEVLGAEVNGDGTAFPVHQELLMRHGIRIGESYVVDELAADGVHEFVFIVTPQYSEGATAGNTPPAALGQPRRH
- a CDS encoding SAM-dependent methyltransferase, with translation MQRPAWVGPEIDLQKPSAARVYDVHLGGSHNFQVDRDAAAAITKVMPGLPAILRANRHYLRRAVTYLAEQGITQFLDLGSGIPTAGNVHEVAWRHDPSARIVYVDCDGVAVAHSRAILHDEPNADAVLADLRNPSDVLTAAEALLDFSRPVAVLMFAVLHFLPGSDDPAGLIRRYLEPAVPGSYLALSHASFEGDADQAEEATQQFRRRVTDFTMRTRREVTALFGDLELVEPGVVYLPEWHPEDGDEVGDASWTSTFAGVARKR